The bacterium DNA segment TATGCGTAGCTATTATTTAGAATACAGTTCCACAATTAAATGCTCTTCAATAGGCACCTGAATATCAGACCTGACGGGATTACGCAACACATAACCGACATAATGCTTTTTATCAAGCTCAAGCCAATCAGGAACCTTAATACCCATTTTCATTCTACGCTCAACCACATGCTCCATGTATTCCTTATTTGCTTGCAAAGAAGGATGCAAAGAGATCACATCATCAATTGCAACCAAGTATGAAGGAATTCCAACCGTCTTATTATTCACTTGCACATGACCATGAACAACCATCTGACGCGCTTGTGCTCTCGTTTTTGCCATTTTGAGCCTGAACACAACATTGTCCAAACGTCGCTCAAGTAGACTTAACAGATTCTCACCAGTTGCACCTTCACGCTGCTTAATTGCAATAGAAAAGAACCTCACAAACTGCTTTTCCAACATACCATACATATGTTTTACTTTTTGCTTTTCTTGCAACTGCCGTCCATATTCTGACTTTTTTTTACCAGATGAACCTTTTGGCGCATCCACTTTTTCACGTTTACGCTCAACTGTTGATACCAACTTTTTATCCATAATTACCTGCATTAATAACTTTTTTAAACACGACGCTTTTTAGGAGCCCGACATCCATTGTGTGGTAAAGGTGTCACATCTCGAATCACAGAGACTCTTAAGCCGGAAGCATGTATAGCCCTGATCAAAGATTCACAACCCGCACCTGGTCCCTGCTTGTTTACTTCAACTACTTTTGCACCATAGTTAGCCTTTACTTCTTTTGAAATAAGACTACCAATCTGAGATCCGGCAAATGGCGTTCCCTTACGCGAACCCTTAAAACCTAATCTACCAGAGCTTGACTGCATGAGTACATCGCCCGATGTAGTCGTCACAGAAACCATCGTATTATTGAAGGTTGACCGCACATGTGCAACAACTGTTTCTGCCTTCATTTTAATTTTTTTATTTTTCTTTTTATAGGCCATTTTATCCTTCTACCTATCTTATGCAAAATTACGCTTTATTTTTTAGCAACCTTCTTTTTCAATGCCACAGGCGCTTTCTTAGGTCCCTTACGTGTACGAGCATTTGTTTTGGTTCTCTGTCCACGTACCGGCAGTCCGCGCTTATGTCGCAATCCTCTATACGAACCAATTTCTTGCAAACGACGTATATTAAGAGCTATCTCCTTGCGCAACTCACCCTCAACCTTATAATGTGCACTAATCTCTTTTTGTATCGCCGCGGCCTCCTGGTCAGTCAGATCTTTTACTCGTTTATCAAAACTGATTTGAAGCTTTTTTAGTATATCTTGAGAAGACTTAAGACCAATACCATAGACATAAGTCAAACCATACTCAATTCGCTTACCCTGTGGTAATGGTACACCTTCTATTCTTACCATGCTTTTTACCCTTGACGTTGTTTATGTTTTGGCTCTTTTTGACACACAACACGAACGATTCCTTTACGCTTTATTATACGGCAATCGTTGCACATCTTCTTTACAGAAGTTCTTATTTTCATATTTAAACCCTAACAGGAACTAAGTTTTGCTTAACTTCTTTCTTCTTTATACCTAAGTACAATCCGCCCTCTTGTTAAATCATAAGGTGAAAGCTCTAACGCGACCTTATCACCAGGTAATAAACGGATATAAAACATTCTCATTTTACCAGAAACATGCGCTAGAACTTCATGTCCACCTTCGATCTCAACTTTAAACATCGCATTAGGCAAAGTTTCCTTCACAACACCATCAATTTTTATTATATCATTTTTTTTCATAGCCCGCTCATTAAAATTAGAATTTCACATGCGTATTACATAAGACGCGTTGTCACATAAGGACCACTATTCAAAACTATCACCGTATCTTCAATATGCATGGCCAAACTAGAATCAACAGTACGAGCTGTCCAACCATCCTTATCTATTTTCACCTTATAACTGCCAACTGCAAACATAGGTTCAATTGCAAAAGCCATACCCTCACGCAAGACAGGACCTGTGCCAGCCTGTCCATAATTTGGAACATCCGGAGCCTCGTGCATTCTTTTACCTATACCATGACCTGCAAAATCACGTATAATGCCAAATCCATAACTATCAGCTACAGCTTGCACAGCCGCAGATATATCGTATAACCTGTTACCCACAACCGCTTTATCTACTCCCGCTTGCAAAGCATCCTGGCTCGCTTTTTTTAAAGCAACCACTGATTCTACTGGAACACCCATCACATAAGGTCGTGCCATATCCGCACAAAAGCCATTAAGAGCTGCACATACATCAACCTTTACAAGATCATGCTCAGCAATAACTTTATCGTTTCTTGGAACCCCATGAACTACCTCATCATTAATCGATATACAACTTACATGAGCATACCCATGGTAGCCCTTGCTTTGCGATACCATATTATTTCTTTTTAACTCAGCTGCTATCCAACCATCAACTTGTGCGGTAGACATGCCCACTTCTATGAAGGAAGATAATGTATCAAAAATATGCGCCAGAGCGATGCCCGCTGCCTTCATCTTTTCAATAGCAATTTTATTTTTTATATGTATCACAAATATACAACCAATAGACAAAAAATACATACGCCAAAATCTAACAACCCTTACAACAGCTGTACCTGTATAATTATATTGTAACAAAATTAACAACAAAAGCTACGTCAAATTCTTATTACTACTGCCTAGTTATCGTGTTTTTTATTTTACTAGATCGCAAAAAACCTTCATATCGATGCTCTATTAAATAAGCCTCAATCTGAGCGGCTGTATCCATGGCAACACCAACAACAATAAGTAATGCAGTACCACTTAAAATTCCATTTAAGTAAAAAGGGATATCTAAAACCACTCTTACAATATTAGGCAACAAAGCCAAAAATGCTAAATAAATTGCACCCGCAAGGCCTATTCTTGTTAAAATAAAATTAAAAAAATCAGCTGTCTTTTTCCCCGGACGCAATCCTGGGAGGAATCCGCCACTCTTTTTTATATTATCAGCAAGTTCGTCAGGATTAAACTGTATTGCAGTATACACAAAAGTAAAGACAATGATAGATATAAATGTTAACACGCTATGCAAAATACCCCCTGGAACCAATATTTCTGCAAACCATTTAAAAAATGTAAAATAGGTACTCAAAAAAGTTGCAACGTACAAGGGAATGTTCACCATGACCGAAGAAAGTATAACCGGCATAACACCAGCCGTATTTATCTTAAACGGAATATAGGTCGATTGACCAGCAAAAAAACGATTCCCAACCATTCGGCGCGAATACTGTACTGCAATCTTTCGTTCACCTTTTTCAAGAAAAACAATACAACCAAAGATAAACATAATAATTACAAACAATATCAACGCAGCAAATAGGTTCATATACCCTTCAGAAACCGCACCAATGATTTTAATGATATCATCAGGAAAACGAGCAACAATACCCGCAAAAATGATCATTGAACTTCCATTGCCAAGACCAAAAAGAGATATCTGTTCACCAAGCCACATGACAAAAAAAGAACCAACCATAACCGACAGAAGAAATAACAACCTAAATGACCATCCCGGATCTAAAGCAAGCTCATATCGCTCTACAAAGACAGCAAAACCTATACCTTGCACAATGCTTACTAGTATCGCCAGATAACGCGTATATTGATTCACCATTTTGCGACCGTACTCACCCTCTTTTACAAGAGCCTCAAGCCACGGTACAGACAACGTCAAAAACTGCATCACAATACTTGCGGTAATATAAGGTTGTATGCCAAGCGCAAACAGTGTACACTGCCTTAAATTTCCACCAGATACAAGATCGAAATAAGAAAATATTCCACCGAGTGCCGATGGCTGATTCATAAAAAATTTAAGTCGTTCTATATCAATACCAATAATAGGTATATAACTACCCAATCTATGTATTACTAGAATTACGCCAACAGTAAAAAACAACCGCTTACGCAATTCTGGAATAAAAAACATATTGACGAAATTCTTAAGCAGTACCACAGCTTACTCCTTCTTTGCTTCCAAAGTCACTGTACCACCAACAGAAACTATTACAGTTCTTGCTTTTTGGCTACACGCATCTACAACTATATTCAACTTTTTTGATAAATGACCATCACCTAATATCTTAATATAAGTACCAATAGACCTTGCTTTAATAATACCCTTATTAATAAGCGCCTCTTTATTTACAAGCTCATTATTACCAAAATGTTTTTCTAGTTGGTCCAAATTTACAATATAAACATTTTTTTGAAACTCTTTATTATTAAAACCACGCTTAGGCGTACGACGGTGCAACGGCATCTGACCGCCTTCAAACCCTGGCTTAATAGAACCACCAGATCGTGCAGTTTGTCCTTTCCCGCCCCTTCCAGACTGACCACCGCGACTACCGCCCCGGCCCACTCGCTTTCTCGTTTTTACAGTTTTAGAAACTTCATGAAAATTTAACATTGTTATTCACCTTTAATCATCTTTTTTATCGTTGTTCCACGCATTTTGGCTATCTGAAGTGCAGGCCTCAACTGCGCCAACGCATTCAAGGTTGCCTTTGCCACATTTTGACCGTTAGAAGACCCAAAAGCCTTGGTAAGAACATCATGCACACCAAGCGCACTCATAATTGCACGCACAGCACCACCTGCAATGTTGCCAGTTCCTTTTGAAGCAGGTCTTACTACCACTTTACATGCACCATGATAACCAACCACTGCATAAGGCAATGTCGCATCTCTCAACGGGATAGAAATCATATCCTTACGAGCCCTATTGGTAGCCTTTGCAATTGCAAGTGACACCTCTCTGCTTTTGCCTAAAGCAAATCCCACACTGCCTTTGCCGTCGCCAGAGACAACAAAAGCGGAAAAAGCAAATCGCTTGCCACCTTTTGTTACCTTTGTAACACGCCTAATCCCAATAACATGATCAATAAAATGAGCATCCTTAGAATCTTTTGTAACCATTAACTGTTCTTTGTTTTTTTCTTCTTGATTATTTTTTGGCTTAACCATACATAGTCCTATTTGTGGTTAATTATACTTTTTGTAAACATCAAAATCACTAAATGCCAAGCCCACCCTTGCGCAGACCATCTGTTAACGAAGCAACTCGTCCAGTATATCGCGCGCTTCCTCTATCTAAAAAGGCTCTGGCGATCCCTTTTTGGCTGGCAAGTTTTGCAAGCGTTAGCCCTACTTGATATGCTTGGTGCTTTTTATCACCATTCTCTAAATCGATTGCCACCGTTGAACAGCTTGCAAGCGTTATTCCCTGAACATCATCAATCATTTGTGCATAGATATGATTTAAGCTGCGAAATACAGATATTCGCGGATAGTCCGCCGTACCTTTTTTACAACGAGCTCTTACACTCAACTTTCTTCTTAATTTTCTTATTCTATCTTTCTTATGTGTTATCATACGCAACCTTAACCTGCTTTTGTTTTACCAGCTTTACGACGGACAATCTCGTTTTCTTCACGAATACCTGTACCCTTGTATGGCTCAGGTTTACGCAACTGCTTGATTTTGCTTACACATA contains these protein-coding regions:
- the rpsD gene encoding 30S ribosomal protein S4, producing the protein MDKKLVSTVERKREKVDAPKGSSGKKKSEYGRQLQEKQKVKHMYGMLEKQFVRFFSIAIKQREGATGENLLSLLERRLDNVVFRLKMAKTRAQARQMVVHGHVQVNNKTVGIPSYLVAIDDVISLHPSLQANKEYMEHVVERRMKMGIKVPDWLELDKKHYVGYVLRNPVRSDIQVPIEEHLIVELYSK
- the rpsK gene encoding 30S ribosomal protein S11, with product MAYKKKNKKIKMKAETVVAHVRSTFNNTMVSVTTTSGDVLMQSSSGRLGFKGSRKGTPFAGSQIGSLISKEVKANYGAKVVEVNKQGPGAGCESLIRAIHASGLRVSVIRDVTPLPHNGCRAPKKRRV
- the rpsM gene encoding 30S ribosomal protein S13, which translates into the protein MVRIEGVPLPQGKRIEYGLTYVYGIGLKSSQDILKKLQISFDKRVKDLTDQEAAAIQKEISAHYKVEGELRKEIALNIRRLQEIGSYRGLRHKRGLPVRGQRTKTNARTRKGPKKAPVALKKKVAKK
- the rpmJ gene encoding 50S ribosomal protein L36, which translates into the protein MKIRTSVKKMCNDCRIIKRKGIVRVVCQKEPKHKQRQG
- the infA gene encoding translation initiation factor IF-1 codes for the protein MKKNDIIKIDGVVKETLPNAMFKVEIEGGHEVLAHVSGKMRMFYIRLLPGDKVALELSPYDLTRGRIVLRYKEERS
- the map gene encoding type I methionyl aminopeptidase, which produces MIHIKNKIAIEKMKAAGIALAHIFDTLSSFIEVGMSTAQVDGWIAAELKRNNMVSQSKGYHGYAHVSCISINDEVVHGVPRNDKVIAEHDLVKVDVCAALNGFCADMARPYVMGVPVESVVALKKASQDALQAGVDKAVVGNRLYDISAAVQAVADSYGFGIIRDFAGHGIGKRMHEAPDVPNYGQAGTGPVLREGMAFAIEPMFAVGSYKVKIDKDGWTARTVDSSLAMHIEDTVIVLNSGPYVTTRLM
- the secY gene encoding preprotein translocase subunit SecY; the encoded protein is MVLLKNFVNMFFIPELRKRLFFTVGVILVIHRLGSYIPIIGIDIERLKFFMNQPSALGGIFSYFDLVSGGNLRQCTLFALGIQPYITASIVMQFLTLSVPWLEALVKEGEYGRKMVNQYTRYLAILVSIVQGIGFAVFVERYELALDPGWSFRLLFLLSVMVGSFFVMWLGEQISLFGLGNGSSMIIFAGIVARFPDDIIKIIGAVSEGYMNLFAALILFVIIMFIFGCIVFLEKGERKIAVQYSRRMVGNRFFAGQSTYIPFKINTAGVMPVILSSVMVNIPLYVATFLSTYFTFFKWFAEILVPGGILHSVLTFISIIVFTFVYTAIQFNPDELADNIKKSGGFLPGLRPGKKTADFFNFILTRIGLAGAIYLAFLALLPNIVRVVLDIPFYLNGILSGTALLIVVGVAMDTAAQIEAYLIEHRYEGFLRSSKIKNTITRQ
- the rplO gene encoding 50S ribosomal protein L15 codes for the protein MLNFHEVSKTVKTRKRVGRGGSRGGQSGRGGKGQTARSGGSIKPGFEGGQMPLHRRTPKRGFNNKEFQKNVYIVNLDQLEKHFGNNELVNKEALINKGIIKARSIGTYIKILGDGHLSKKLNIVVDACSQKARTVIVSVGGTVTLEAKKE
- the rpsE gene encoding 30S ribosomal protein S5; the protein is MVTKDSKDAHFIDHVIGIRRVTKVTKGGKRFAFSAFVVSGDGKGSVGFALGKSREVSLAIAKATNRARKDMISIPLRDATLPYAVVGYHGACKVVVRPASKGTGNIAGGAVRAIMSALGVHDVLTKAFGSSNGQNVAKATLNALAQLRPALQIAKMRGTTIKKMIKGE
- the rplR gene encoding 50S ribosomal protein L18, producing MITHKKDRIRKLRRKLSVRARCKKGTADYPRISVFRSLNHIYAQMIDDVQGITLASCSTVAIDLENGDKKHQAYQVGLTLAKLASQKGIARAFLDRGSARYTGRVASLTDGLRKGGLGI